The sequence TCGCGCGCGCGTGATCGCGTCGGGCTCGCCGATCACCGTCGACCGCGACAACGACAAGAACCCCGTCGTCGCCCTGCGCGAGATTGCCGACGAGACGATCTCGCCGGACGATCTGCGCGAGGAACTGATCCACTCGCTCCAGAAGTTCACCGAGGTGGACGAGCCGGAGCCCGAGACCGTGCCGATGATCGCGTCGGCCGGCTCCGAGGGCGCCGACGATTCCGACATCATGCTCGACCGCATGACCGAGGAAGAGCTTCTGGCCGGTCTCCAGGGCCTCGTGCCGCCGGAGCCGAGCGACGACGACGAAGGCTGACCGGACCCGTTCCGGAACCTGCGACGGCCCGGCCCAGTGCCGGGCCGTTCGCGTTTTTGGGCGTCCGCGCAGGCACAAGCGACTTGCGACTCTGCGGCGCCCGGACGATATCTAGCCTATCGGCCATTCCGGCCGGCCATTCTCGCGAGTCCCTGTCATGATGCGGCAGTACGAGCTCGTCGAGCGCGTACGCCGGTACAATCCCAATACCGACGAAGCGCTGCTCGATCGCGCTTACGTCTATGCGATGCGTGCCCACGGCACGCAGAAGCGCGCTTCCGGCGA comes from Ancylobacter sp. TS-1 and encodes:
- the rpoZ gene encoding DNA-directed RNA polymerase subunit omega; protein product: MARVTVEDCIDKVDNRFELVLLAGHRARVIASGSPITVDRDNDKNPVVALREIADETISPDDLREELIHSLQKFTEVDEPEPETVPMIASAGSEGADDSDIMLDRMTEEELLAGLQGLVPPEPSDDDEG